One Kutzneria kofuensis DNA window includes the following coding sequences:
- a CDS encoding long-chain-fatty-acid--CoA ligase — MAGPDAPTVTDLLLARAADDRPGLRFEDDTWSWAAHIRCSAAYAAALTALRRPGMPFHVGILADNLPEFSFALAGAALAGAVLVGLNPTRRGAALARDVRLADCQLILTESRHAGLLAGPDLAVGPDRIIDLHSAAWRELVAAHADAPLAPAPATPGDLLMLIFTSGTSGDPKAVRCTHGKIAFPGRMLADRFGLSTSDTVYLSMPMFHSNAIMAGWSVGLAAGATLALRRRFSASGFLADVRAYGATYANYVGRPLSYVLATPEREDDADNPLRIVYGNEGAEADIARFAERFGCRVIDGFGSTEGGVAIVRSPDTPPGALGRLTDGTVVLDPNTGKPCPPAEIGPDGRLRNAEQAVGELVNTAGAGWFAGYYGDPEADASRLRNGWYHSGDLGYVDEDGYCHFVGRTGDWMRVDGENLGTAPIERIIARHPDIAEVAVYGVPDPTVGDQVMAAVVLRPGAVLDPSGFAAFLAAQPDLGPKQLPRYVRITTALPRTATYKVVKRTLTAQGVDCADPVWHRPGSDAVFHPLT; from the coding sequence ATGGCCGGCCCTGACGCGCCGACCGTCACCGACCTGCTGCTGGCCAGAGCGGCTGATGATCGCCCGGGCCTGCGGTTCGAGGACGACACCTGGTCCTGGGCCGCCCACATCCGGTGCTCGGCCGCCTACGCGGCGGCCCTCACCGCCCTGCGCCGGCCCGGAATGCCGTTCCACGTCGGCATTCTGGCCGACAACCTGCCGGAGTTCTCCTTCGCGCTCGCCGGCGCGGCACTGGCCGGCGCGGTCCTGGTCGGGCTGAACCCGACCCGGCGCGGCGCCGCCCTGGCCAGGGACGTGCGGCTGGCCGACTGCCAACTGATCCTCACCGAGTCCCGGCACGCGGGCCTGCTGGCCGGACCGGACCTCGCCGTCGGCCCCGACCGGATCATCGACCTGCACTCCGCCGCCTGGCGGGAGCTCGTGGCCGCGCACGCGGACGCGCCGCTGGCCCCGGCGCCGGCCACCCCGGGCGACCTGCTGATGCTGATCTTCACCTCCGGCACCAGCGGTGACCCCAAGGCGGTGCGCTGCACGCACGGCAAGATCGCGTTTCCCGGCCGGATGCTGGCCGACCGGTTCGGCCTGTCCACATCGGACACCGTCTACCTGTCGATGCCGATGTTCCACTCCAACGCCATCATGGCCGGCTGGTCGGTCGGACTCGCGGCCGGCGCCACCCTCGCGTTGCGCCGCCGGTTCTCCGCATCCGGCTTCCTCGCCGACGTGCGCGCCTACGGCGCCACCTACGCCAACTACGTCGGCCGCCCGCTGTCCTACGTCCTCGCCACCCCGGAACGCGAGGACGACGCGGACAACCCCCTGCGCATCGTGTACGGCAACGAGGGCGCCGAGGCGGACATCGCCCGGTTCGCCGAGCGGTTCGGCTGCCGGGTGATCGACGGATTCGGCTCGACCGAGGGCGGCGTGGCAATCGTCAGGAGCCCGGACACCCCACCCGGCGCGCTCGGCCGGCTCACCGACGGCACCGTGGTACTCGATCCGAACACCGGAAAACCCTGCCCGCCGGCCGAGATCGGCCCGGACGGCCGGCTGCGCAACGCCGAGCAGGCCGTCGGCGAGTTGGTGAACACCGCCGGGGCGGGCTGGTTCGCCGGGTACTACGGCGATCCCGAGGCGGACGCGTCCCGGCTGCGCAACGGCTGGTATCACAGCGGGGACCTCGGCTATGTCGACGAGGACGGCTACTGCCACTTCGTCGGTCGCACCGGTGACTGGATGCGGGTCGACGGCGAGAACCTCGGCACCGCGCCGATCGAGCGGATCATTGCCCGGCATCCGGATATCGCCGAGGTCGCCGTCTACGGGGTGCCCGATCCGACCGTCGGCGACCAGGTGATGGCGGCGGTGGTGCTTCGGCCCGGGGCAGTGCTCGATCCGAGCGGCTTCGCCGCGTTCCTCGCCGCGCAGCCCGATCTCGGCCCCAAGCAACTGCCCCGCTACGTGCGGATCACCACCGCCCTGCCGCGCACCGCGACGTACAAGGTCGTGAAGCGCACGCTCACCGCGCAGGGCGTCGACTGTGCCGATCCGGTCTGGCACCGGCCGGGCTCCGACGCGGTGTTCCACCCGTTGACGTAG
- a CDS encoding phosphoenolpyruvate--protein phosphotransferase: MTGLRGVGVSPGRARGPVAVVAADLPEPASGPAPGDLAAEAGRIGPAAAKVAARLSDRARSVSGDARSVLATTAAMAEDPALVQAAERLVTERGLPAPRAVWEAAGQFIAALRGAGGYLAERVRDVADVRDRIIAELLGVTPPGVPELTAPSVLVARDLAPADTAGLDPTLVLALVTEEGGPTSHTAILARALGIPAVVACAGVLGLDAPGLAVDGNAGTVDISDGTVRAAGRGSRQQWDGVGRLADGHPIKLLANVGSAADAHAAAAAGAEGIGLFRTEFCYLAATDEPTVAAQRAAYAAVLAPFAGKPVVVRTLDAGSDKPLAFLPATDEPNPALGVRGLRVAFQRPDLIDRQLAAVAAAAADTGAEVSVMAPMVATAAEARWFAERARHAGIARIGVMIEVPAAALAATEILAAVDFVSIGTNDLAQYVFAADRQLGAVAALNDPWQPALLRLVAMVAEAAAKAGKPAGVCGEAAADPALAPVLAGLGLTSLSMNPVALPPVGAALAGVDLNACRDRAKAALAATDPETARPQGE, translated from the coding sequence GTGACAGGTCTGCGTGGAGTCGGAGTCAGCCCCGGTCGAGCCCGGGGGCCGGTCGCGGTCGTGGCCGCTGACCTGCCGGAACCCGCCTCCGGGCCGGCGCCCGGCGACCTCGCGGCCGAAGCGGGCAGGATCGGGCCGGCGGCGGCGAAGGTGGCCGCCCGGTTGTCCGATCGTGCCCGTTCCGTGTCCGGTGACGCCCGGTCGGTGCTGGCGACCACCGCGGCGATGGCCGAGGACCCGGCCCTGGTCCAGGCCGCCGAGCGGCTCGTGACCGAACGCGGCCTGCCCGCTCCCCGGGCGGTGTGGGAGGCGGCCGGACAGTTCATCGCCGCGCTGCGCGGCGCCGGCGGCTACCTGGCCGAGCGGGTGCGCGACGTCGCGGACGTCCGCGATCGGATCATCGCCGAGCTGCTCGGCGTGACCCCGCCCGGCGTGCCCGAGCTGACCGCGCCCAGCGTGCTCGTCGCGCGGGACCTCGCCCCGGCCGACACCGCCGGGCTGGACCCGACCCTGGTCCTCGCCCTGGTGACCGAGGAGGGCGGGCCGACCAGCCACACCGCGATCCTGGCTCGGGCACTGGGCATCCCGGCCGTCGTCGCGTGCGCCGGCGTGCTCGGTCTCGACGCCCCGGGCCTGGCGGTCGACGGAAACGCCGGCACGGTCGACATCTCCGACGGAACCGTGCGGGCCGCCGGGCGCGGGTCACGGCAGCAGTGGGACGGCGTCGGCAGGCTGGCCGACGGCCACCCGATCAAGCTGCTGGCCAACGTCGGATCCGCGGCCGACGCCCACGCGGCCGCGGCGGCGGGAGCCGAGGGAATCGGCTTGTTCCGCACGGAGTTCTGCTACCTCGCCGCCACCGACGAACCGACGGTCGCCGCCCAGCGCGCGGCCTACGCCGCGGTGCTCGCGCCGTTCGCCGGAAAGCCCGTCGTCGTCCGGACGCTGGATGCCGGATCGGACAAGCCGTTGGCGTTCCTGCCCGCGACGGACGAGCCCAACCCGGCCCTCGGCGTCCGCGGCCTGCGAGTGGCGTTCCAGCGTCCCGACCTGATCGACCGCCAGCTGGCCGCCGTGGCCGCCGCGGCGGCGGACACCGGCGCGGAGGTGTCCGTGATGGCCCCGATGGTCGCCACCGCCGCCGAAGCCCGCTGGTTCGCCGAGCGGGCCCGGCACGCGGGCATCGCCCGGATCGGGGTGATGATCGAGGTTCCGGCGGCGGCACTGGCCGCCACCGAGATCCTCGCGGCGGTCGACTTCGTCTCGATCGGCACCAACGACCTCGCCCAGTACGTGTTCGCCGCGGATCGGCAACTCGGCGCCGTGGCCGCGCTGAACGACCCGTGGCAGCCGGCGTTGCTCCGGCTGGTCGCGATGGTCGCCGAGGCAGCGGCGAAGGCCGGCAAGCCCGCCGGGGTCTGCGGGGAGGCCGCGGCGGATCCCGCGCTCGCCCCGGTGTTGGCCGGGCTCGGGCTGACCAGCCTGTCGATGAACCCCGTGGCGCTCCCGCCGGTGGGCGCGGCCCTGGCCGGGGTCGACCTGAACGCGTGCCGTGACCGCGCGAAGGCCGCGCTGGCCGCCACTGATCCGGAGACGGCCCGGCCCCAAGGGGAGTGA
- a CDS encoding DeoR/GlpR family DNA-binding transcription regulator — MYAAERHQLLAQRARRDGRVDVADLAAELGVAPETIRRDLGTLERQGLVRRVYGGAVAIDRLDFEPEVAQRDQTNAAEKDAIARAAVDLLPDRGSVLLDAGTTTSRLATLLPTDRELTVITNSIPIASILATRPGVTLHMLGGRVRGTTLAAVESWTLHALGGLLVDVAFLGTNGFSVEHGCTTPDIAEAAVKAAAVTAARQRVVLADHSKYGADQLSRFATLAEIDVLVTDRGLDAGAVSELEDGGPRVVLA, encoded by the coding sequence ATGTACGCGGCCGAACGGCATCAACTGCTGGCGCAGCGGGCACGGCGGGACGGCCGGGTCGACGTGGCCGACCTGGCCGCCGAACTGGGCGTCGCGCCCGAGACGATCCGCCGCGACCTGGGCACGCTCGAACGCCAGGGCCTGGTGCGGCGCGTCTACGGCGGCGCGGTCGCGATCGACCGGCTGGACTTCGAACCCGAGGTGGCCCAGCGCGACCAGACCAACGCCGCCGAGAAGGACGCGATCGCCCGCGCCGCCGTGGACCTGCTGCCCGACCGCGGTTCGGTGCTGCTCGACGCCGGCACGACCACCAGCCGGCTGGCCACGCTCCTGCCCACCGACCGCGAGCTGACCGTGATCACCAACTCGATCCCGATCGCCTCGATCCTGGCCACCCGTCCCGGCGTCACCCTGCACATGCTGGGCGGACGCGTCCGCGGCACCACGCTCGCCGCCGTCGAGTCCTGGACCCTGCACGCGCTCGGCGGTCTGCTCGTCGACGTCGCTTTCCTCGGCACCAACGGTTTTTCGGTCGAGCACGGCTGCACGACCCCCGACATCGCCGAGGCGGCGGTCAAGGCGGCCGCGGTCACCGCCGCCCGCCAGCGCGTCGTGCTCGCCGACCACAGCAAGTACGGCGCCGACCAGCTCAGCCGCTTCGCCACGCTCGCCGAGATCGACGTGCTGGTCACCGACCGCGGCCTGGACGCGGGCGCCGTCTCCGAACTGGAGGACGGCGGCCCGCGGGTGGTGCTCGCATGA
- the pfkB gene encoding 1-phosphofructokinase, with protein sequence MIVTLTPNPSLDRTATVPELRRGEVLRASRVRLDPGGKGVNVARALTAAGTPTVALLPAGGTVGERLAALLAPEGVAVVAVPIAGTTRSNITVVEADGTTTKINEPGPEISPAELAALERRAVELAGRDSWLVCCGSLPAGVPDDFYARLTRLAHDAGAKVAVDSSGAPLAAACAGGPDLLKPNLDELTELAGRPLPLLGDVVDFCRELVAGGVGSVLVSLGARGAVLVDAAETHHAAGPLVAVRSTVGAGDAALAGFLHAGGSGPQALRTAVAYGTAAVAQEGSRMPTPQDVHADAVRLFAADPTVNLSGAAA encoded by the coding sequence ATGATCGTCACGCTGACTCCGAACCCCAGCCTCGACCGCACGGCGACGGTGCCCGAGCTGCGTCGCGGCGAGGTCCTGCGCGCCTCCCGTGTGCGGCTCGATCCCGGCGGCAAGGGCGTGAACGTCGCCCGCGCGCTCACCGCGGCCGGCACCCCGACCGTCGCACTGCTGCCCGCGGGCGGCACGGTCGGCGAGCGGCTGGCCGCTCTCCTCGCGCCCGAGGGCGTCGCCGTCGTCGCGGTGCCGATCGCCGGCACGACCCGCAGCAACATCACCGTCGTCGAGGCCGACGGGACCACAACGAAGATCAACGAGCCGGGCCCGGAGATCTCCCCCGCCGAACTCGCCGCGCTGGAACGCCGCGCCGTCGAACTGGCCGGCCGGGACAGCTGGCTGGTCTGCTGCGGCAGCCTGCCCGCCGGCGTGCCGGACGACTTCTACGCCCGCCTGACCCGGCTGGCCCACGACGCCGGGGCCAAGGTCGCCGTCGACTCCTCGGGCGCGCCGCTGGCCGCCGCCTGCGCCGGCGGGCCGGACCTGCTCAAGCCCAACCTCGACGAGCTGACCGAACTCGCCGGCCGGCCGCTGCCGCTGCTCGGCGACGTCGTCGACTTCTGCCGCGAACTCGTCGCCGGCGGCGTCGGCAGCGTGCTGGTCAGCCTCGGCGCCCGCGGCGCGGTGCTGGTCGACGCGGCCGAAACCCACCACGCCGCCGGGCCGTTGGTCGCCGTGCGCAGCACCGTCGGCGCCGGAGACGCCGCTCTCGCCGGATTCCTGCACGCGGGCGGATCCGGCCCGCAGGCCCTGCGCACCGCGGTCGCCTACGGCACCGCCGCGGTCGCCCAGGAGGGCAGCCGCATGCCCACCCCACAGGACGTGCACGCGGACGCGGTCCGCCTGTTCGCCGCCGACCCCACCGTCAACCTCAGCGGAGCCGCCGCATGA
- a CDS encoding PTS sugar transporter subunit IIA — MTITDLISADLVDLALDAPDRHAAVRSLAERLVRAGRVTDLELFLTDIEAREAQMATGLEGGIGIPHCRSAAVTAPTLAFGRSPAGVDFGAPDGPAKLIFLIAAPEGGGAEHLTVLAALARRLVRAEFKQTLLDATDPAAVAGYVSQEVS, encoded by the coding sequence ATGACCATCACCGACCTGATCAGCGCCGACCTGGTCGACCTCGCGCTCGACGCCCCGGACCGACACGCCGCCGTCCGCTCGCTCGCCGAGCGCCTCGTCCGCGCCGGCCGGGTGACCGACCTGGAGTTGTTCCTCACCGACATCGAGGCGCGCGAGGCGCAGATGGCGACCGGACTCGAAGGGGGCATCGGCATCCCGCACTGCCGCTCGGCCGCGGTCACCGCGCCGACCCTCGCCTTCGGCCGCAGCCCGGCCGGCGTCGACTTCGGCGCGCCGGACGGCCCGGCAAAGCTGATCTTCCTCATCGCCGCGCCCGAGGGCGGCGGCGCCGAGCACCTCACCGTCCTCGCCGCGCTCGCCCGCCGCCTGGTGCGCGCGGAGTTCAAGCAGACCCTGCTCGACGCCACCGACCCGGCGGCGGTCGCCGGCTATGTCAGCCAGGAGGTGTCCTGA
- a CDS encoding PTS fructose transporter subunit IIC — protein sequence MKFVAITACPTGIAHTYMAAESLEQTAKANGDTIVVETQGSAGSTPLSAEDIATADAVIFAADLAVQGRDRFAGKPIVEAPVKQAINDAAGLFERARAAAAAGSPSPAAPAAGPELTTKVGANDRLGTRIRQWLMTGVSYLIPFVAAGGLLIALSFALGGYQIASAPKVTEHFDAGSVAGWAALMFQIGSAAFSFLVPVLAGFIAFAMADRPAIAPGFVGGAIAVTVGAGFLGGLVAGLLAGGVVMALKRVQVPKAMRGIMPVVVYPLLGSIVVGVLMYVVVGKPMAAATDGLTHWLNSLSGVSAVLLGALLGLMMAFDMGGPVNKAAYTFAVGGLTTGTGASLQIMAAVMGAGMVPPLALALASTVRRKLFTEAERENGRAAWLLGASFITEGAIPFAAADPFRVIPSMMLGSAVTGSLSMAFGATLRAPHGGIFVLPLIGRPLLFTLALLVGTAVSAAAVILLKQLRLRTSDTAAAVTASPVNA from the coding sequence ATGAAGTTCGTCGCCATCACCGCGTGCCCCACCGGCATCGCCCACACCTACATGGCCGCCGAGTCCCTGGAGCAGACCGCGAAGGCCAACGGGGACACCATCGTCGTCGAGACCCAGGGCTCGGCCGGGTCGACCCCGCTGTCGGCGGAGGACATCGCGACCGCCGACGCGGTCATCTTCGCCGCCGACCTCGCCGTGCAGGGCCGGGACCGGTTCGCCGGCAAGCCGATCGTCGAGGCGCCGGTCAAGCAGGCCATCAACGACGCGGCCGGGCTGTTCGAGCGGGCCAGGGCCGCGGCCGCGGCGGGCTCGCCGTCGCCCGCCGCGCCGGCCGCCGGCCCCGAACTGACCACGAAGGTCGGCGCCAACGACCGGCTCGGCACCCGGATCCGGCAGTGGCTGATGACCGGCGTCAGCTACCTCATCCCGTTCGTCGCCGCGGGCGGGCTGCTGATCGCGCTGAGCTTCGCGCTCGGCGGCTACCAGATCGCGAGCGCGCCGAAGGTCACCGAGCACTTCGACGCCGGTTCGGTGGCCGGCTGGGCCGCGCTGATGTTCCAGATCGGCAGCGCCGCGTTCAGCTTCCTGGTGCCGGTGCTGGCCGGCTTCATCGCCTTCGCGATGGCCGACCGGCCGGCCATCGCGCCCGGGTTCGTCGGCGGGGCGATCGCGGTGACCGTCGGCGCCGGGTTCCTCGGCGGCCTCGTCGCCGGCCTGCTCGCCGGTGGCGTGGTGATGGCGCTCAAGCGCGTCCAGGTGCCCAAGGCCATGCGCGGCATCATGCCGGTGGTGGTCTACCCGCTGCTCGGCTCGATCGTCGTGGGCGTGCTGATGTACGTGGTCGTCGGCAAGCCGATGGCGGCCGCGACCGACGGGCTCACGCACTGGCTGAACAGCCTCAGCGGGGTGAGCGCGGTCCTGCTCGGCGCGCTGCTCGGCCTGATGATGGCCTTCGACATGGGCGGCCCGGTCAACAAGGCGGCCTACACGTTCGCCGTCGGCGGCCTGACCACCGGCACCGGGGCGTCGCTGCAGATCATGGCCGCGGTGATGGGCGCCGGCATGGTGCCGCCGCTGGCGCTGGCGCTCGCGTCGACCGTGCGCAGGAAGCTGTTCACCGAGGCCGAACGCGAGAACGGCCGGGCGGCATGGCTCCTCGGCGCGTCGTTCATCACCGAGGGCGCGATCCCGTTCGCCGCGGCCGACCCGTTCCGCGTCATCCCGTCGATGATGCTCGGCTCGGCCGTCACCGGCTCGCTGTCGATGGCCTTCGGCGCCACGCTGCGGGCACCGCACGGTGGGATCTTCGTGCTGCCCCTGATCGGCCGCCCGCTGCTGTTCACGCTCGCGCTGCTGGTCGGGACCGCGGTCTCCGCCGCGGCCGTCATCCTGCTCAAGCAGCTGCGGCTGCGGACCTCCGACACCGCCGCCGCCGTCACCGCCAGTCCGGTCAACGCCTGA
- a CDS encoding HPr family phosphocarrier protein — protein sequence MYRRRTAVAARIGLHARPAGLLAQEAAKSPARVRIAKVVDGTAGEPVDAASVLSLMTLAAGHGDEVELSADGDHAREAVDALVALLEQDLDA from the coding sequence GTGTACCGACGCCGAACCGCCGTCGCCGCCCGGATCGGGCTGCACGCCCGCCCGGCCGGGCTGCTCGCCCAGGAAGCCGCGAAGTCCCCGGCCCGCGTCCGGATCGCCAAAGTCGTCGACGGCACCGCGGGCGAGCCGGTCGACGCGGCCAGCGTGCTCAGCCTCATGACGCTGGCCGCCGGCCACGGCGACGAGGTCGAACTCAGCGCGGACGGTGATCACGCCCGCGAAGCCGTCGACGCGCTCGTCGCGCTGCTCGAGCAGGATCTCGACGCCTGA
- a CDS encoding RICIN domain-containing protein, whose translation MSQWIGMRVRAGAVAVLAAVLGAVLIAVPARAATVGFTPGKAWQDTSGAALQLHGLGIVKVGATWYGFGEDKTGESSADTSFQDIPCYASTDLANWTPRGRALVRQASGDLGPNRVVERPKVLYNASTRTYVMYLHIDSPSYGDAKVGVATSGTPCGPYTYRGSFRPLGQLSRDLGLFQDSDGTGYLLSEDRANGLRIDRLSADYLSVDSAVAVLPDYEAPAMVKDNGRYYLLGSRLTGWGANDNVYSTATSLGGPWAPFRPFAPAGTNTYNSQTANIIPVQGSAGTTYVYAGDRWTTGNLGASPAVWLPMTIAGTTVTVGWQNSWSLDPAAGTWSAGSSNPPAGTRTLTNANSGLVMDVSDASTADGGKIIQWTDHQAGNQRWTLTQRAGNVYTVVNAGSGKCLDDPAGSTAQGTQLDQRTCDGGAGQQWALDAVGDYASSADASYLFVNLGSGWVADVSGGSASAGAPVVQWTTNGGSNQTWTLSR comes from the coding sequence ATGTCTCAGTGGATCGGGATGCGTGTCCGGGCCGGCGCGGTCGCCGTGCTGGCGGCGGTGCTGGGCGCCGTGCTGATCGCGGTGCCGGCGCGGGCCGCGACCGTCGGATTCACCCCGGGGAAGGCGTGGCAGGACACCAGCGGCGCCGCACTCCAGTTGCACGGCCTGGGCATCGTGAAGGTCGGCGCCACCTGGTACGGCTTCGGCGAGGACAAGACCGGCGAAAGCTCCGCCGACACGTCGTTCCAGGACATTCCCTGCTACGCCAGCACGGACCTGGCGAACTGGACGCCGCGGGGACGCGCCCTGGTCCGGCAGGCGAGCGGTGACCTCGGTCCGAACCGCGTCGTGGAGCGGCCGAAGGTGCTCTACAACGCCTCCACCCGGACGTACGTGATGTACCTGCACATCGACAGCCCGTCCTACGGCGATGCCAAGGTCGGCGTGGCCACCAGCGGCACGCCGTGCGGCCCCTACACCTACCGCGGCAGTTTTCGGCCGTTGGGACAGCTGAGCCGGGATCTCGGGCTGTTCCAGGACAGCGACGGCACCGGCTACCTCCTCAGCGAGGACCGCGCCAACGGACTGCGCATCGATCGGCTGTCCGCCGACTACCTCTCGGTCGACTCCGCTGTCGCCGTCCTGCCGGACTACGAAGCACCGGCCATGGTGAAGGACAACGGCCGGTACTACCTGCTCGGCTCGCGCCTGACCGGTTGGGGCGCCAACGACAACGTGTACTCGACCGCGACCTCACTGGGCGGCCCGTGGGCGCCGTTCCGGCCCTTCGCCCCGGCCGGCACCAACACGTACAACAGCCAGACCGCCAACATCATCCCCGTGCAAGGCAGCGCCGGCACGACCTACGTCTACGCGGGGGATCGGTGGACCACGGGTAATCTCGGCGCGTCCCCGGCGGTCTGGCTGCCGATGACGATCGCCGGCACCACGGTGACCGTCGGGTGGCAGAACTCCTGGAGTCTCGACCCGGCCGCGGGAACGTGGTCGGCGGGCTCGTCGAACCCGCCTGCCGGCACGCGCACGCTCACCAACGCCAACAGCGGCTTGGTCATGGACGTCAGCGACGCGTCGACCGCCGATGGCGGGAAGATCATCCAGTGGACCGACCACCAGGCCGGCAACCAGCGTTGGACTCTGACCCAGCGCGCCGGCAACGTGTACACCGTCGTCAACGCCGGCAGTGGCAAGTGTCTCGACGACCCGGCCGGCTCCACCGCCCAGGGCACCCAGCTCGACCAGCGGACCTGCGACGGTGGCGCCGGCCAGCAATGGGCCCTCGACGCCGTTGGCGACTACGCCTCGTCGGCCGATGCCAGCTACCTCTTCGTCAACCTCGGCAGCGGTTGGGTCGCTGACGTCTCCGGCGGCTCCGCCAGTGCCGGAGCTCCCGTCGTCCAGTGGACCACCAACGGCGGCAGCAACCAGACCTGGACACTGTCCCGATGA
- a CDS encoding IS110 family transposase, whose translation MPQLWAGVDAGKAHHHCVVINAEGDKILSRRVPNNEAELLELIADVRALSPDVLWAIDLNAGGGALLIALLVNHDQALLYIPGRTVHHASAGYRGSGKSDAKDAFIIADQARMRRDLHPMTAGDEIAVDLRILTARRYDLTADRTRAINRLRAQILEYFPALERAFDYSSFKAALVLLTGFQTPAALRECGQAELATWLRARKVRNGAAIAATAIAAARAQLTAVPGQSTAAAMTARLAKGVMALDEEIAETDALIEGRFRQHRHAAVILSMPGIGPLLGAEIIALTGGDPAAFGSVDRLAGVAGLAPVPRDSGRVQGNLRRPRRYNRRLLRAFYLSAQYAIVRCPESKAFYERKRHEGKVHKQAVLALARRRLNVVWALVRDERTFQPHVPRPGSAAA comes from the coding sequence GTGCCGCAACTGTGGGCCGGTGTGGACGCGGGCAAAGCCCACCACCACTGCGTGGTGATCAACGCCGAGGGCGACAAGATCCTGTCCCGGCGAGTGCCCAACAACGAGGCCGAACTGCTGGAGCTGATCGCCGATGTCCGAGCGCTGTCGCCCGACGTGCTGTGGGCGATCGATCTCAACGCCGGCGGCGGCGCGCTGCTGATCGCCCTGTTGGTCAACCACGACCAGGCCCTGCTCTACATCCCCGGCCGCACCGTCCACCACGCCTCGGCCGGCTACCGAGGATCGGGCAAAAGTGACGCCAAGGACGCGTTCATCATCGCCGACCAGGCCCGCATGCGCCGCGACCTGCACCCGATGACCGCCGGCGACGAGATCGCCGTGGACCTGCGGATCCTGACCGCCCGCCGCTACGACCTGACCGCCGACCGCACGAGGGCGATCAACCGGCTGCGCGCCCAGATCCTGGAGTACTTCCCCGCCCTGGAACGAGCCTTTGACTACAGCTCCTTCAAAGCCGCGCTGGTGCTGTTGACCGGCTTTCAGACTCCCGCCGCGCTGCGGGAGTGCGGCCAGGCCGAGCTGGCCACCTGGCTGCGGGCCCGCAAGGTCCGCAACGGCGCCGCAATCGCCGCGACCGCGATCGCCGCAGCCCGGGCCCAGCTCACCGCCGTTCCCGGACAGTCCACTGCCGCGGCCATGACGGCGCGGCTGGCCAAGGGGGTGATGGCCCTGGATGAGGAGATCGCGGAGACCGACGCCCTGATCGAGGGCCGGTTTCGCCAGCACCGGCACGCCGCCGTGATCCTGAGCATGCCCGGCATCGGGCCGTTGCTCGGGGCCGAGATCATCGCTCTGACCGGCGGGGATCCGGCCGCGTTCGGCAGCGTTGACCGGCTGGCCGGTGTCGCCGGCCTGGCGCCGGTCCCGCGTGACTCCGGCCGGGTTCAGGGCAACCTGCGCCGTCCGCGCCGCTACAACCGGCGGCTGCTGCGGGCGTTCTACCTGTCCGCGCAGTACGCCATCGTCCGGTGTCCGGAGTCGAAGGCCTTCTACGAACGCAAACGGCACGAGGGCAAGGTCCACAAGCAGGCCGTACTGGCCCTGGCGCGTCGACGCCTCAACGTCGTGTGGGCGCTCGTCCGCGACGAACGAACGTTCCAGCCCCACGTGCCACGACCAGGCAGCGCAGCAGCCTGA